TCAGGGACACGTCACCGTTGACCGTGGTCACCTCCAGGGAGCCCGTCACCCCCGTCACCTTCACCGGAGCCCCCACCGCGCTCACCTCCAGCTCGGAGCCCCGGGGGACCTTCACCACGAGGTGCACGGGCACCGGATTGTCGCAGCGGGACGCCGCACGCCGCTCCTCGCAGGGGCCACAGCACACCGTCACGCTCACCTCGTCCCCGTCCTGCTCCACGTCCAGGAAGGACTTCACGTCCGCCCCGTCCTCCCGCCGCGCCTCCACCGAGACCGTCTGGCCCTCCACGGCCTCCACCTGGATGGAGCCATTGACGGCGCTGAGACTCACCTCGGGAGTGGCCCCCGTCTCGAACCGCCAGGACGCGGGGGCTGGAGCGGAGGCCAGGA
Above is a window of Cystobacter fuscus DNA encoding:
- a CDS encoding DUF4097 family beta strand repeat-containing protein encodes the protein MLSLSTALIVVLASAPAPASWRFETGATPEVSLSAVNGSIQVEAVEGQTVSVEARREDGADVKSFLDVEQDGDEVSVTVCCGPCEERRAASRCDNPVPVHLVVKVPRGSELEVSAVGAPVKVTGVTGSLEVTTVNGDVSLIGSRGRLEVTTVGGSVDLRPDDIDNTEVSTVSGNVKLKLPRDAGARVEFSSVGGRFNGGGASMGSIERRYGDGKHPVEVSTVNGSFDLQSDSAAN